The segment AAAGTCACGTAACATGTCCAGTACTCAAGGGAAtataccgttctttgaagattTACACAACCGCAATTCGAAATATAAGGAAAATCAATATTCCCATCAACGTAAGTAAGCCATAAACCATTCGAATTTGATGCATACCCTGCTCGCAAGCGAGGGGGATATGTTACTCAACGAGCACTCAAAACAGTGCTCGAAAACTATCTTAGCAGGAtgaagcaaacattttcggtgAGCCAGAATAATTTGCTGCCAGGGCATCCATCTAAAGACGCCAAGTGTCCCCGTCATTTCACTTACCTTCTGGTAGGTCTTGCTTATTGGCAAATATCAGTATGATGGCGTCCCGCATCTCTCGATCATTAATTATCCTATGTAGCTCTTGTCGCGCTTCGTCTATTCGATCCCGGTCCGCACAATCTACTACAAATATGAGTCCTTGCGTTCCTAAAATAAATAAAGGCCCAATCACAAATCAATGTTCTTTTTCCCGTATTTTAATCAACGAAAAACGATACCATAAAGCATATTACTGTGCATCGGCAACAATAAAACCTTCACGGCAGGATACCCACCTGTATAGTAGTGCCTCCACAATGGTCTAATTTTGTCCTGTCCACCAACGTCCCACACATTGAATTTGACATTCTTATACGTCACGGTTTCTACGTTGAAGCCGACTGTTGGAATTGTCGTTACCGATTGACCTAATTTTAGCTTATATAAAATAGCTACACCGCCGGGCAGGAGAAGCGAAATGGAAAcgagaaaagcgaaaagaagaCATTCATTGTTAAAAACGCATTGTTGTGGCAGACAAGTGATAGGAAGTCATTAGAGGACTGTGGCAGATAACTTACTAGTTTTGCCCGCGGCATCCAGTCCGAGCATCAGTATTCTCATTTCCttgttgccaaatatttttgatagcagtTTCCCCATGTTGGCCCGGCTGCAGTTTGTACCCCTTTAGCAGGGGCCTctggaagaagaaaaacaaaaaaaactaaattaattttatttgcaaTTATAAAAGAGTCAAAAATTCTGTTTGAAAACTAAATACAGTCTAAATCAAGCCTTAGCCGTTcaacataaaaaaaaacattgaatcTAACAGGTTGTTCCAGCAAAATGGTATACTGCAGTATTTAGTTAACGATTCTAGCACGTATAGCACTTAAAAAGTTCCCCGAGCAAAGTAGTTACCACACACGAGTCAGATGATACAAATTAATGAGTGGATTTTAATTGCATCGCAAATAATCAAGGATTGCGAAACGGCTAGCAACTGCCAGCAATAATGCCGCCTCGAAAAACCAGCTGGAGGGAACTGAAACTAAACCAATAAAAAAAAGTCCACACAACACAGAGGCAGAGCATAGATAACGATCAATAATATTAATTTTAGCCCTAATTCTTATATGTATGTTCTTATGAACAACCGACCATCAATGTTATGAAAGACGgcactttttgatttttctccACTAGGTTAGGGCACATGACCTATATTTGAAAGCTGGGGGTTTCCGGAAAACCTCGCAATTATTGCTTTGTGGTGATGGAACGATAATCGCTGTCATTTTAACTACGATAATGTTTACCAAGCCAAGCCAAGCCCGTATCGTACAAAGCTTGCTCTCCTTCATTGCCGGTGCGGTGCGGCATCAGTAAACTCTCAAAGGACAGTCTTATCGCACTGCTAGTTGCTCAAAGGTCATAATACCTAACCGATCACCGAATGACGTTGCGGTCACGTGCAGCGAGAGAACAACATCagtttgattttaaatcaattATTATGACTCCCCTCTATCAATGCCCCGCCAACCAAGCTGATTGATTGCGGCTCTATCAATACTAGACGATGAGGATTTTTTGACAtcaaacggaaaaaataaattctGTAGAATAGAGATCCGACCGAAATGAGATAGGCTTGTTGACGTTTTGAATTATAAATGGGATTTTTAGCAGAATTTCccaaatattaaatttttatactaatttttacactttatattttttataactaaACATTCATTACATTTTTTGGTAATTTCGAAGTAATAAAGAAAGTAAGTAGATGAGGTTGTACCTTTCCCATTATTCCCCTTTACTTTCAATTATCAACGACGAGCTGGACAAAATATCATTATCAACTTATGTAGAAACGATTCATTCAAACACCTGATAATCAATATTGTAGCAGAAGTTGCGTGCTTATGAAATCATTCCGAATACCGAAGCAAATGATCTTTATTATTCACTATTCGTAATGTCATAAAATAGAAACATAGCAATAAGTCAATCAATTCAATAAAGCCTAAATTGCCATCCAAGCGAATTGCCTGTACCTTTTTGAGCATGTACTGCCGTCGCGgctctgtatgtatgtatgtataaggAAAGCCCATAGAATATGGGCAAATTCTGCATGTCGCTTCTGTCAGGTTATTTGGCAAAATGAGTACACGACCTCCCTTATTCACATGCATAGTCAATGTCGTACTGATATTGATTATCGACAGTAGAAAGTTAGTAAACAGAAAGCATAAAGAGGCAACATACTTTCGCCTGTGCTCAGTATTGCTGAGTGAGTGCGAAAGTAAAACTGAGTAAACAGGCAACTAGGTAGtgtgagaaattaaataaaaaactaaaactaaaagttGCATGCTTCGTTACAGTTTAGATACAGCGAAAAGCTGTGTGCTAAATTGGCTGATAAA is part of the Sabethes cyaneus chromosome 2, idSabCyanKW18_F2, whole genome shotgun sequence genome and harbors:
- the LOC128733681 gene encoding ADP-ribosylation factor 6; amino-acid sequence: MGKLLSKIFGNKEMRILMLGLDAAGKTTILYKLKLGQSVTTIPTVGFNVETVTYKNVKFNVWDVGGQDKIRPLWRHYYTGTQGLIFVVDCADRDRIDEARQELHRIINDREMRDAIILIFANKQDLPEAMKPHEIQEKLGLTRIRDRNWYVQPSCATTGDGLYEGLTWLTSNHKL